The Streptococcus iniae genome contains the following window.
CTATTTTATGGAGGATACTATTCATATAGGCTGGAATGGTTGGCTTGCCTTTGATAAAGCTGTTTACCCATTTTTAACAGAAGATTATAAAGCACCCCATTATGAAATAAGTGACTATTTCTTATCTGATGAGTGGGCAACAACATCATTTCATCTCAAGAAAAAATAAATGCGTTATAAGGACAGAAAACATCACTTTCTGTCTTTTTTTATCTCTTTTTTCAGAAAAGTGATTGACAATTGTAAGCGATTACGTTAAAATAAAGTCAACTTAAACGTTTAAGTCGACTTTGGGGTTTTGATGAAGTCGACTTGATATGTTTTATTTTAAAAACTATCACGATGTTTTCACACTTGAAAGAGATGTGAGACATCCATTTTTTGGAGGAATTATTATGTCGCTAAATTGGAAAAAGCTGTCTGTTTTGGGTCTAGTATCTCTAACCTCTCTAATGAGTTTAACAGCTTGTGGCTCTGCTTCAAAAGAAGCGCAAAAACCAGATGGTAAAACAATTGTTGTGTCAGTTGATGAAGGTTATGCTGATTATATTAATAGCATAAAAGGAGACTTTGAAAAAGAAAATAAGGTTACTGTTAAGGTTAAAAAAGAAGGAATGATTGACACCCTAGATAAGCTTTCAACAGATGGTCCAACAGGTTCAGCACCAGATGTATTTTTGGCACCCTATGACCGTGTAGGCGGATTAGGCTCAGAAGGTCAAATTGCGGAAGTATCCTTAGGAAACGCTAAAGACTTTGATGAGACTGTTAAAAATCTTGTTTCTATTAATGGTAAAGTTTTTGGAGCTCCTGATGTTGTTGAAACACTAGTTACGTATTACAACAAAGATTTAGTGGCAAATGCGCCAAAAACATTTGCAGAGTTAGAAGAATTGCATAAAGACCCGAAATTTGCATTTTCATCTGAATCTGGAAAATCTGTTGGATTTCTTGCCAAATGGACAGATTTTTATTATGGTTATGGTTTAATTGCAGGACATGGAGCATATGTTTTTGGTGAAAATGGAACAAAAGCTAAGGATATTGGTATTGGAAATGAAGGTTCCATTGCTGGACTAAATTATGCTAAACAATGGTATGCTTCGTGGCCACAAGGTATGCAAGATGCTAAAAAAGCTGGTGATTTTATTACTGAACAATTTACAAGTAAAAAAGCTGGTGTCATCATTGATGGTCCATGGGCTGCGAAATCTTTCAAAGATGCCGGGGTTAATTTTGGAGTGGCAGAAATTCCGACATTAACCAATGGTAAGAAATATCAAGCCTTCGCTGGAGGAAAAGCATGGGTTATTTCAAATTATTCTAAAGGAAAAACAAATGCTCAAAAATTCTTAGATTATGTCACAAATGCTAAAAATCAAAAACTTTTTTATGACAAAACTCAAGAGATTCCTGCAAATTTGAGTGCTCGTACTTACGCATCTGAACAAGGCAATGAATTAACAAAAGCTGTTGTTAGCCAATTTGCGAATGCTCAACCAATGCCAAATATTCCTCAAATGGCTGAAGTTTGGGAACCAGGTGCAAACATGTTCTTTAATGTCGCTTCAGGTAAAAAAGATGCTTCTAGTGCAGCAAAAGAAGCCGAAAAAACAATTAAGGAAGCTATTGAGCAAAAATATGCGGAATAAAAATTAAAGGAGGGCGAAACACGAGTGTTTCGTATCTTCCTTTCTTTTTTTGAAATAATTAAAGGAGGAATGAATGAATAGTGCTGGAATATTGCATGTTCCTGATTCAAGGTATTGTTTTGCTCTATCAAAAAATGAACTTGTTATTCGTTTAAGGGTAGCTAAAGAGGACGCTGATATCAGAGTAAAATTGGTTTATGGTCCAAAGTATAGTTATCATGAATTTCAAAAAGAAGAAGAGATGGTTGTTGCTTTTAGAGATCAAACACATGTTTATTTTGAAACAAGATTACTGTTAGATGATGTTAGATTAGCCTATATTTTTACAATTGAAAAAATGGGAAAGACATACTATTTTAGTGAAGATGGTCTTACGGCTAATTATGATTTTAGCAATGGTTTTTATAATTTTTTCCAAATGCCATATATTAATGCTATTGATGTTCATAAGGTCATTTCATGGACAAAAAAAGCAGTGTTTTATCAAATTTTTGTTGATCGTTTTAACCGTGGTGATTTTAACAAAAAAGATGATTATATTAATATGGAATGGCTTGGAAAACCAACCCCTCAGAGTTTTGCAGGGGGGGATATCAAAGGGATTACTAATAAACTTGCCTATCTAAATCAGCTTGGAATTAATGTGATTTATTTAACGCCTATTTTTAACTCTGTTAGTAATCATAAGTATGATATTAGTGATTACTATGCCGTTGATAAACAATTTGGCACTAAGTATGATTTAAGAGAATTAATTTCTGAAGCACATAAGATGGGAATAAAAGTCATATTGGATGCTGTTTTTAATCATGCCAGTAGTGAGTGTGATGCATTTCAAGATGTCCTAAAAAATGGGAAATCATCGCAGTTTTTTAATTGGTTTATGCCCCATGAGGATGTTGTTTCAATGGCACTGGTTAATTATGAAACCTTTGCTGGTTGCAATTATATGCCTAAATGGAACACTTCTAATAAAGAGGTTCAAGATTATTTGATTGCTGTTGGGCTTTATTGGCTTAAAGAATTTCAGATTGATGGTTGGCGGCTTGATGTTTCAGATGAGGTCTCGCATGATTTTTGGCGGCGTTTTCGTAAGGCGATTAAAGCTGAAAATTCTGATGCAATTTTGATTGGTGAAAATTGGCATGATGCCTATCCCTATTTGTCAGGAGATCAATATGATGGCATTATGAATTATGCCTTTACAAAGGCTTGTTTAGATTATTTTGCATTTGAGACCATTAATTCACAAGTCCTAGCTGAAAAGTTAAGTCATATTTTAATGCGAAACACCTGGCAAGTAAATCAGATGAATTTGAATTTATTAGATTCTCATGATACTCATCGCTTTTTTACACAGGTTAATGGGTCAAAAGATAAACTTCTGGCTGCTCTAGCTTTATTAGTCACATTTATGGGAATTCCATGTATTTATTATGGAACAGAATTGGCTATGGAGGGCTCCTATGATCCGGATTCTCGCCGTGGTTTTGATTGGAATGAAGAAAACTGGGATAAGGCATTATTAGATAAGGTCAAAGAAATTATAGCCTTAAGAAAGCTTGATGTGATTCAAGAAGGAAGCATTAGTATTGGAAGTGTCGATGACTGCTTTAAGATGACTAGAAGTTTAAATAAGAAAAGTATCACACTTATGATTAATAATGGTCAAACTGCTTATGATATTGTTAATTGTAACCAGATCATAACTGCTAATAGACTAAATGTTCAAACACAAGAATTACTTCCTGGAGGCTTTGTTGTATTAGGATAAGTTAGTTAGAAGGATAATAATATGAAGAAAACAAATCGAAAATCTCAAAAATGGTTAGCGACCTCTCTTATATTACTAGGTTTAGCTTCAGCACCATTAACCGTTTCAGCAACAGAAAATGCATCTGTGACAACAAAAGCAGATTTTTCAACGGATACAATTTATCAGATTATCACAGATCGATTTAAGGATGGTAATCCGTCTAATAATGGAAGTTCAGACGTTTTTGATAAAAATGATCTTAAAAAGTATCATGGTGGGGATTGGCAAGGAATTATAGAAAAGATTAATGATAACTATTTGACAGACATGGGGATTACTGCTATTTGGATTTCATCTCCTGTAGAGAATATTGACAGTATTGATCCGTCCAATGGCAGTGCTGCTTATCATGGTTATTGGGCCAAAGATTTCTTTAAAACAAATAAACATTTCGGCACAGAGGATGATTTTAAGCAACTCATTGAAGTTGCTCATGCTAAAAACATTAAAGTTGTTATTGATTTTGCTCCTAATCATACTTCTACAGCAGAAAGTGGAGATACGGTATTTCCAGAAGATGGTGCTCTTTATAAGAATGGTAATAAATTAGGGGGCTTTAAAGACGATAAGAACAAGCTTTTCAATCATGAAGGGTGGACAAATTTTCAAACATCTGAAAATTCTATTTATCATTCCATGTATGGACTAGCTGATTTAAACAATAGCAATCCAACAGTTGATACTTACATGAAAGAAGCAATTGATAAGTGGTTAGATATGGGAATAGACGGTATCCGAGTAGATGCTGTAAAACATATGTCACAAGGTTGGCAAAAAAATTGGTTAAGTCATATTTATGAAAAACATAATGTTTTTACTTTTGGAGAATGGTTTTCAGGGCATACAAATGATGACTTTGATATGACTACATTTGCCAACAACAGTGGAATGGGTCTACTAGACTTTAGATTTGCTAATGCTGTTAGAAGCCTTTATACAGGATTTTCAGCCTTTACGATGACTGATTTTTATAAAGTGCTTGAAAATAGAGATTCGGTTACCAATGAGGTAAACGATCAAGTGACCTTTATCGATAATCATGATATGGAACGGTTTGCGACAAAAGTAAATAATAATCAAACAGCAATAAATCAAGCTTATGCCTTATTACTGACTTCTAGGGGAGTTCCAAATATTTATTATGGCTCAGAGCAATATGCAACAGGTGATAAAGATCCTAATAATAGAGGGGATATGCCTTCTTTTGATAAAACAGTTGCATACCAAATCATTAGCAAATTAGCCCCTCTAAGGAAAACAAACCCAGCCTTAAGTTATGGGACAACTGAACAAAGGTGGATAAACGATGATGTTTTAGTTTTTGAGAGAAAATTTGGAAATAATGTTGCTTTAGTAGCGATTAACAGAAATCAAACGAACGTTTTTACAATTGACAATATGAAAACATCACTTCCAGCAGGTAAACATGAAGATGTCTTAGGTAAACTGATGAAGGGAAATTCTCTAACAGTTTCTCAAAGTGGAGATGTAGAAACTTTCGAGTTACAGCCAGGAGAGGTTGCGGTTTGGAGTTCAATGAAATCAAGTGAGCACCCTCAATTAGGAGATGTTGATCCGTCAATGGGAATTTCAGGAAATGAGTTGACTTTAGTAGGGCAAGGGTTTGGAAGTAGCAAGGGTCAAGTTAATTTTGGAGCAATACAAGCAGAAGTGCTTTCATGGTCTGATACAATGATAAAAATTAAAATACCAGAAATGGCAGCTGGCTATTATGATATTTCAGTAAAGGCTGCGAATGGTCAAACAAGTAATGTTTATAAAGCTTTTGAGGTTCTTACAGGAAAACAAGTTCCAATACGCTTGATGGTTAATCATTTTGAGACAAGTCCTGGTGAACAACTCTATCTTTTAGGAGATGTCTTTGAACTGGGTGCTAATGATAGTAAAAATGCTATAGGACCAATTTTTAATGATACTGCGTCCATTGCAAAATACCCAAATTGGTTTTACGATGTTAATTTGCCAATCAATAAAGACATTCATATCAAACTTGTGAAGAAAAATAGTAATGGAGAAATTTCTTGGACAAGCCCAGAAACCTACACTATAAGAACAAACTCTGAAGCACAAACGATTACCGTTAAAAATTAACTGGTCATCTGTTATAAAATTAAGTACAATTAGGGAGGATAAAGGCAATCTATGGAAAGAGAGACAGTAAATGGGAACTGAAAGAAATCAAAAAAATCCAAACAAAGCAATGTTGCTTTCTATTATTCCAGGCCTTGGTCAACTGTATAATCAACAAAGAGTGAAAGGTCTTATTCTACTAATTGTTTTTTTGGCAGAAGTGCTTGAATTGTATTTTTTAGGCATTCCTGCATTGATTGGTTTGTACACTCTTGGTAAGATTCCAATGCAAGATCACTCTTTGTTTTTACTAATCAAAGGGGCAATGCAGTTACTTATTATGGTTTTATTTGTCTTTATACATCTGTTAGCAATGAGAGATGCTAAAAGTGTTGCTAGAGACAGTAATAAAGGTAAGGTTATTCCAGTGACAGTTAGGGAAATGCTAGAGTCGATTTATGAAAAAGGCTTTCCTTATTTGCTGGTTATTCCAGCTTATTTAGCGATGGGGTTTGCAATTATTTTCCCAGTTCTTGTGACCTTATTGATTGCATTTACAAATTATGATTTTAGGCATGTTCCGCCTTACAGACTACTCGATTGGGTGGGAGCAAAAAACTTTTTAAACATTTTAGAATTAAGCACCTTTAAAGCAGCTTTTACGTCTGTTTTATCTTGGACAA
Protein-coding sequences here:
- a CDS encoding alpha-amylase family glycosyl hydrolase; protein product: MKKTNRKSQKWLATSLILLGLASAPLTVSATENASVTTKADFSTDTIYQIITDRFKDGNPSNNGSSDVFDKNDLKKYHGGDWQGIIEKINDNYLTDMGITAIWISSPVENIDSIDPSNGSAAYHGYWAKDFFKTNKHFGTEDDFKQLIEVAHAKNIKVVIDFAPNHTSTAESGDTVFPEDGALYKNGNKLGGFKDDKNKLFNHEGWTNFQTSENSIYHSMYGLADLNNSNPTVDTYMKEAIDKWLDMGIDGIRVDAVKHMSQGWQKNWLSHIYEKHNVFTFGEWFSGHTNDDFDMTTFANNSGMGLLDFRFANAVRSLYTGFSAFTMTDFYKVLENRDSVTNEVNDQVTFIDNHDMERFATKVNNNQTAINQAYALLLTSRGVPNIYYGSEQYATGDKDPNNRGDMPSFDKTVAYQIISKLAPLRKTNPALSYGTTEQRWINDDVLVFERKFGNNVALVAINRNQTNVFTIDNMKTSLPAGKHEDVLGKLMKGNSLTVSQSGDVETFELQPGEVAVWSSMKSSEHPQLGDVDPSMGISGNELTLVGQGFGSSKGQVNFGAIQAEVLSWSDTMIKIKIPEMAAGYYDISVKAANGQTSNVYKAFEVLTGKQVPIRLMVNHFETSPGEQLYLLGDVFELGANDSKNAIGPIFNDTASIAKYPNWFYDVNLPINKDIHIKLVKKNSNGEISWTSPETYTIRTNSEAQTITVKN
- a CDS encoding glycoside hydrolase family 13 protein produces the protein MNSAGILHVPDSRYCFALSKNELVIRLRVAKEDADIRVKLVYGPKYSYHEFQKEEEMVVAFRDQTHVYFETRLLLDDVRLAYIFTIEKMGKTYYFSEDGLTANYDFSNGFYNFFQMPYINAIDVHKVISWTKKAVFYQIFVDRFNRGDFNKKDDYINMEWLGKPTPQSFAGGDIKGITNKLAYLNQLGINVIYLTPIFNSVSNHKYDISDYYAVDKQFGTKYDLRELISEAHKMGIKVILDAVFNHASSECDAFQDVLKNGKSSQFFNWFMPHEDVVSMALVNYETFAGCNYMPKWNTSNKEVQDYLIAVGLYWLKEFQIDGWRLDVSDEVSHDFWRRFRKAIKAENSDAILIGENWHDAYPYLSGDQYDGIMNYAFTKACLDYFAFETINSQVLAEKLSHILMRNTWQVNQMNLNLLDSHDTHRFFTQVNGSKDKLLAALALLVTFMGIPCIYYGTELAMEGSYDPDSRRGFDWNEENWDKALLDKVKEIIALRKLDVIQEGSISIGSVDDCFKMTRSLNKKSITLMINNGQTAYDIVNCNQIITANRLNVQTQELLPGGFVVLG
- a CDS encoding extracellular solute-binding protein; this encodes MSLNWKKLSVLGLVSLTSLMSLTACGSASKEAQKPDGKTIVVSVDEGYADYINSIKGDFEKENKVTVKVKKEGMIDTLDKLSTDGPTGSAPDVFLAPYDRVGGLGSEGQIAEVSLGNAKDFDETVKNLVSINGKVFGAPDVVETLVTYYNKDLVANAPKTFAELEELHKDPKFAFSSESGKSVGFLAKWTDFYYGYGLIAGHGAYVFGENGTKAKDIGIGNEGSIAGLNYAKQWYASWPQGMQDAKKAGDFITEQFTSKKAGVIIDGPWAAKSFKDAGVNFGVAEIPTLTNGKKYQAFAGGKAWVISNYSKGKTNAQKFLDYVTNAKNQKLFYDKTQEIPANLSARTYASEQGNELTKAVVSQFANAQPMPNIPQMAEVWEPGANMFFNVASGKKDASSAAKEAEKTIKEAIEQKYAE